The following are from one region of the Alicyclobacillus fastidiosus genome:
- a CDS encoding SDR family NAD(P)-dependent oxidoreductase: MSLSGNKRVAVVTGASAGIGYSTAIGLARAGFRLAVGARREDKLTGLVEELERITGEKPFAAPLDVTDKASVDAFVQGVIQHFGTVNVLVNNAGKALGVDYIDERANEDDWEVMLDTNVLGLLRMTKRLVPYLVESGDGHIINLGSTAGHEAYAGGGVYCATKFAVRAITGSLRQELLGKPVRITSIDPGMVETEFSVVRYHGDTTRAAQVYEGLRPLTAEDVADCIVFTATRPAHVNIDNIILKSIDQADAKRVARKGQ, translated from the coding sequence ATGAGTCTTTCCGGAAACAAAAGAGTGGCTGTTGTGACGGGGGCGAGCGCGGGCATTGGCTATAGCACCGCGATTGGTCTGGCTCGAGCCGGCTTCCGACTAGCCGTCGGCGCGCGCCGTGAGGATAAGTTGACCGGACTCGTTGAGGAACTGGAGCGGATCACGGGTGAGAAGCCGTTTGCCGCACCGCTCGATGTGACGGATAAAGCGTCCGTCGACGCCTTCGTACAAGGGGTCATCCAACACTTCGGCACGGTCAACGTGCTCGTCAACAACGCCGGCAAGGCGCTCGGCGTCGATTACATCGATGAGCGGGCCAACGAGGACGATTGGGAGGTCATGCTCGACACGAACGTCCTTGGACTGTTGCGTATGACGAAGCGACTCGTCCCATATCTTGTGGAGAGCGGGGATGGGCACATCATCAACTTGGGATCGACAGCGGGGCACGAGGCGTATGCTGGAGGTGGTGTGTACTGCGCGACAAAGTTCGCCGTTCGTGCCATCACTGGTTCACTGCGCCAGGAGTTGCTCGGAAAGCCAGTGCGGATTACGAGCATTGACCCTGGCATGGTCGAGACGGAGTTCAGCGTCGTCCGCTATCACGGGGACACCACTCGCGCCGCCCAAGTGTATGAGGGATTGCGGCCACTGACGGCGGAGGACGTCGCAGACTGCATCGTGTTTACAGCTACGCGCCCAGCGCACGTGAACATCGACAACATCATTCTCAAATCGATCGATCAAGCGGATGCTAAACGAGTCGCACGAAAAGGGCAGTAA
- the mnmA gene encoding tRNA 2-thiouridine(34) synthase MnmA: MRNEKSSTRVVVGMSGGVDSSVSALLLKQQGYDVIGVFMKNWDDTDEFGHCTATEDFEDVAQVCEQIGIPYYGVNFEREYESRVFQYFLEEYQKGRTPNPDVLCNKEIKFKELLQRALELGADYLATGHYAQVRRLESGAVQLVRGADANKDQTYFLHTLDQAPLLRAMFPIGHMEKSRVRETAKEFGLATAAKKDSTGICFIGEKNFREFLSNYLPAQPGDVEDTEGRVIGRHEGLMYYTMGQRRGIGIGGMNDRTGEPWFVVDKDLHRNVLVVAQGADHPRLMSTSLIASQLSFVSGQAPDEQEFRCTAKFRYRQDDQGVTVQMRGANECKVIFDEPQRAITPGQSVVFYHGDVCLGGGIIDSRHIG, from the coding sequence ATGCGAAATGAAAAGAGCTCAACCCGAGTCGTCGTCGGAATGTCCGGAGGCGTGGATTCATCCGTCAGCGCACTCTTACTCAAACAGCAGGGCTACGACGTCATTGGGGTCTTCATGAAGAATTGGGATGACACCGACGAGTTTGGCCACTGTACCGCGACCGAGGACTTCGAAGACGTCGCACAGGTCTGCGAACAGATCGGCATTCCGTACTACGGCGTCAATTTTGAGCGGGAATACGAATCTCGCGTCTTCCAGTACTTCCTCGAGGAGTACCAGAAGGGCAGGACGCCAAATCCTGACGTGCTCTGCAACAAGGAGATCAAGTTTAAGGAACTGTTGCAGCGAGCGCTCGAACTCGGAGCTGATTACCTCGCAACAGGCCACTACGCTCAGGTGCGTAGGCTCGAGAGCGGAGCTGTCCAACTCGTCCGTGGCGCAGATGCGAATAAGGACCAGACGTACTTCCTGCACACGCTCGACCAGGCCCCACTCTTGCGCGCCATGTTCCCCATCGGCCACATGGAGAAGTCGCGCGTGCGGGAGACCGCGAAGGAGTTTGGGCTTGCGACGGCGGCGAAGAAAGACAGTACGGGCATTTGCTTTATCGGCGAGAAAAACTTCCGGGAGTTCCTAAGCAACTATCTGCCTGCTCAACCCGGCGATGTGGAAGATACCGAAGGCCGCGTCATCGGTCGTCACGAAGGTCTCATGTATTACACGATGGGGCAGCGGCGCGGCATTGGCATTGGTGGAATGAACGACCGCACAGGTGAGCCGTGGTTCGTCGTGGACAAGGACCTGCATCGCAATGTGCTCGTCGTCGCACAAGGGGCGGATCACCCGCGTTTGATGTCGACGAGCCTTATCGCAAGCCAGTTGTCATTTGTCAGCGGGCAAGCGCCCGACGAACAGGAGTTCCGATGCACCGCGAAGTTTCGGTACCGTCAGGACGATCAGGGCGTCACCGTGCAGATGCGCGGAGCGAATGAGTGCAAAGTGATCTTTGACGAGCCG
- a CDS encoding YeeE/YedE family protein: MAISNRVVNLDGPTAGQQSEGNRGFNKGFMTFALILFLVGTLYIGFAISLAQALLYLVGGVLGITLYHARYGFTSAWRNFIVARRGAGLRSHMVMFLIANILFLPLLLRGHIFGHPVVGSVSPVGLSVFVGSFLFGLGMQVADGCASGTLFHTGGGDVRGLLVIVAFIVGSVLGSWNFTWWQGTWHTGPVSFIQSFGAVGGFLFNLLLLAIVFFGTLVWERRKHGTIQSMVRGGGRGWKAIFRGPWSLLIGSVILAVGNAVVMVITGGAWGVTFAFALVGSKISQAIGIPVTHWGYWQVPSNATAFHSNLFTNSTFVLDISVIVGALLAASLAGRFPKPYFRRFPARMIVGLLVGGVLMGYGARIAFGCNIGAYFDGIASFSLHGWAWMVCGFIGSIIGVKVRPWLSLSNRVD; encoded by the coding sequence TTGGCAATCTCAAATCGTGTGGTCAACCTGGATGGACCCACTGCCGGCCAGCAGTCAGAAGGCAATCGTGGTTTCAACAAGGGATTTATGACCTTTGCACTCATTCTCTTTTTGGTTGGAACGCTGTATATCGGCTTCGCCATCTCCCTTGCACAGGCACTTCTCTATCTAGTGGGTGGCGTACTGGGGATCACCTTATACCATGCCCGCTACGGATTTACGAGCGCGTGGCGCAACTTCATCGTCGCGCGTCGGGGTGCGGGGCTGAGGTCGCACATGGTGATGTTCCTGATTGCGAACATCCTATTTTTGCCACTTCTTCTGCGGGGACACATCTTCGGACACCCAGTGGTTGGATCCGTTTCACCTGTGGGCTTGTCTGTGTTCGTGGGATCATTCCTCTTCGGCCTAGGCATGCAAGTGGCGGATGGCTGTGCGTCAGGGACGCTCTTCCACACAGGTGGTGGCGACGTGCGCGGACTGCTCGTGATCGTCGCATTTATCGTTGGTTCAGTCCTTGGCAGTTGGAACTTCACGTGGTGGCAGGGTACGTGGCATACCGGACCTGTTTCGTTCATTCAGTCGTTTGGTGCAGTAGGTGGTTTTCTATTTAATCTATTGCTCTTAGCGATTGTCTTTTTTGGCACCCTCGTGTGGGAACGCCGCAAGCACGGGACGATTCAGTCGATGGTACGCGGTGGTGGACGCGGATGGAAGGCCATTTTCCGCGGGCCCTGGTCGCTTTTGATCGGGAGCGTCATCCTCGCTGTTGGCAACGCAGTGGTGATGGTCATCACTGGCGGTGCCTGGGGCGTCACCTTCGCATTTGCACTCGTGGGCTCCAAAATTTCGCAAGCGATTGGCATTCCGGTGACTCATTGGGGATATTGGCAAGTGCCTAGCAACGCCACGGCCTTTCACAGTAACCTGTTTACCAACTCGACGTTCGTGCTCGATATCAGCGTCATCGTGGGTGCGTTGTTGGCCGCGTCGCTCGCGGGCCGATTTCCGAAGCCATATTTCCGGCGTTTTCCAGCTCGCATGATCGTGGGGCTCTTGGTCGGCGGTGTACTGATGGGCTATGGGGCTCGCATCGCGTTCGGTTGTAACATCGGTGCTTACTTCGATGGCATCGCATCGTTCAGCTTGCACGGTTGGGCTTGGATGGTCTGTGGTTTTATCGGCAGTATCATCGGCGTGAAGGTGCGCCCTTGGTTATCGTTGTCAAATCGCGTAGACTAA
- a CDS encoding acyl-CoA/acyl-ACP dehydrogenase, whose protein sequence is MYFDDYFVTSPEQRERLRITKELADAFAQRAAKYDEDGSFPHENIADLRKSGYVTWTVPKEYGGLEISLQELLLHQEQLARGDGSTALAIGWHVGMILNLRASHAFPDTIFQAICQSVMDTGALINSCASEPATGSPSRGGRPETTATQVDGGYRITGRKTFSTLSPALDWILVTAGIADSDEVGEFIVRGQDVRIVETWNTLGMRATGSHDIVLEDVFVPHSHVVTVKHPKERSLRNNDGGGWMLHIPACYLGVGLAARDFAMNFAATYQPNSLSHPIADVPHIEEKLGQMELKLLSARTLMYDLAARWDASSEADRPRLRPRFGAAKTQATTAAYEVVDLAMRVVGARSLAKGLPLERYYRDVRAGLHNPPMDDIVFKMLAKEGTAPFRK, encoded by the coding sequence ATGTACTTTGACGACTATTTTGTAACATCTCCTGAACAGCGAGAGAGACTTCGCATCACGAAAGAACTCGCAGATGCGTTTGCACAACGAGCGGCCAAGTACGACGAGGACGGCAGCTTTCCCCATGAGAATATCGCTGATTTGCGCAAGTCTGGTTACGTGACGTGGACCGTGCCGAAGGAATATGGGGGATTGGAGATCTCGCTGCAGGAGTTACTGCTGCACCAGGAGCAACTTGCCCGTGGAGATGGCTCAACCGCCCTAGCCATCGGTTGGCACGTCGGCATGATATTGAATCTACGCGCGAGTCACGCGTTTCCGGATACGATTTTTCAAGCGATTTGCCAGTCGGTGATGGATACAGGCGCTCTGATTAACAGTTGTGCCAGCGAACCGGCGACGGGCAGCCCGAGTCGCGGAGGGCGCCCGGAGACGACCGCTACGCAGGTCGACGGCGGTTACCGGATCACGGGCCGCAAGACGTTTAGCACCCTGTCTCCGGCGCTTGACTGGATTCTGGTGACGGCTGGCATTGCGGATTCAGATGAGGTTGGCGAGTTCATCGTGCGCGGGCAGGATGTACGCATCGTCGAGACCTGGAATACGCTCGGTATGCGTGCGACAGGTAGCCACGACATCGTGTTGGAAGACGTGTTTGTGCCTCACAGCCACGTCGTGACGGTGAAACATCCGAAGGAGCGCAGCCTTCGCAACAACGACGGTGGCGGTTGGATGCTGCATATCCCAGCCTGCTATCTCGGGGTGGGGCTGGCGGCGCGCGATTTTGCGATGAACTTCGCGGCGACGTACCAACCGAATAGCTTGTCTCACCCAATCGCCGATGTTCCACACATCGAGGAAAAACTGGGTCAAATGGAATTGAAACTCCTGAGCGCACGAACGCTGATGTATGACCTAGCCGCCCGCTGGGATGCGAGTTCGGAGGCGGATCGACCTCGCTTGCGTCCGAGGTTTGGCGCGGCGAAGACACAGGCGACGACCGCCGCCTATGAAGTCGTCGATCTCGCCATGCGCGTCGTCGGTGCCCGCAGTCTCGCCAAAGGATTGCCACTAGAGCGGTACTATCGAGATGTGCGCGCAGGATTGCACAACCCTCCGATGGACGACATCGTCTTTAAAATGCTCGCCAAAGAGGGGACGGCTCCATTTCGCAAGTGA
- a CDS encoding HAD hydrolase-like protein — MYQHILFDLDGTLTDSSLGITKSVAHALVAEGYPAPKLEELTWVVGPPLRESFLKLVNSTDVAVADRLLAQYRTRFEPIGMFENEVYDGIPDVLQALIDHSCQLHLATSKPRVYAEQILEHFSLAPFFTTVAGAELDGSIESKEDVIRTLLETAHLDRATCIMVGDREHDVHGAAANGIACVGVTYGFGTKSELLAAGARCIVDSPRDLTRVLTGPQRFD, encoded by the coding sequence GTGTACCAACATATTTTATTCGATCTCGATGGCACCCTCACAGACTCCAGCCTCGGCATTACCAAGAGCGTGGCGCACGCCCTCGTTGCCGAAGGCTATCCTGCCCCCAAGCTCGAGGAGCTCACTTGGGTCGTTGGCCCACCTTTGCGCGAGAGCTTTCTCAAACTCGTCAACTCGACCGATGTAGCGGTGGCCGATCGGCTCCTCGCGCAGTACCGCACGCGTTTTGAGCCCATCGGAATGTTTGAAAACGAGGTGTACGACGGGATCCCAGACGTGCTGCAGGCGCTCATCGACCACTCCTGCCAACTGCACCTTGCCACATCCAAACCCCGCGTCTACGCAGAGCAGATTCTCGAACACTTTTCGCTCGCGCCGTTTTTCACGACCGTCGCAGGTGCAGAACTCGACGGATCGATTGAATCCAAAGAGGACGTCATTCGCACCCTGCTCGAGACCGCTCATCTGGACAGAGCGACTTGTATTATGGTTGGCGACCGCGAGCACGACGTCCACGGTGCAGCCGCAAACGGCATCGCATGCGTTGGAGTGACTTACGGCTTCGGCACAAAATCCGAGCTCCTCGCGGCAGGAGCGCGCTGCATCGTCGACTCCCCGCGCGATCTTACCCGCGTGCTGACTGGCCCCCAGCGCTTCGACTGA
- a CDS encoding phosphodiester glycosidase family protein, which yields MQHQPERQTHSHTHSTRKARRADKGRRRKRRLVTASLTVFGVLLLLFGGSIGVAFGTPWGSNLRLLAAETVASTRHYEWARYLTTPSEYAQILKGLNGISVRQSSTDDVSVANTRDITDVSGGQPVQVIPLHQDGYTGYVMLVQDPKLVRLVPAQVHGSTGEYITDMAKRVGAIAGVNASGFEDPNGNGWGGIPVGLEYVNGMVKQSSKTDPSWATVGFTKDGVMVMGNYTTSDLAQIGVRDAMQFHPELVVDGQPTITQGDGGWGLDPRTAIGQERDGTVIFVVINGRLHGGHSVGASMKQVMDIMLKYHAVNACAMDGGSSSVLYDDGKIINSPSTLDPNGQRHLPDAWMVFPTEQAADDAVN from the coding sequence ATGCAGCATCAACCCGAACGACAGACGCACTCACATACACATTCGACGCGCAAGGCGCGGCGAGCCGACAAGGGGCGCCGCCGGAAACGGCGGCTGGTCACCGCGAGCCTGACCGTCTTTGGCGTCCTCTTGTTGCTATTTGGCGGCAGCATCGGCGTGGCTTTTGGCACACCGTGGGGCTCGAATCTGCGGCTTTTGGCCGCGGAGACGGTGGCCTCGACGCGCCACTACGAATGGGCCCGCTATTTGACGACCCCCTCGGAATACGCGCAGATCTTGAAAGGGCTCAACGGCATCTCCGTCCGGCAATCGAGCACCGATGATGTCTCTGTCGCAAATACGAGGGACATCACCGATGTCAGCGGTGGGCAACCGGTTCAGGTCATCCCGCTTCATCAGGACGGGTATACCGGTTATGTCATGTTGGTTCAAGATCCGAAGCTGGTGCGTCTGGTACCTGCACAGGTACACGGTTCGACGGGTGAGTATATCACCGATATGGCGAAACGCGTGGGCGCGATAGCGGGTGTGAACGCGAGCGGCTTCGAAGATCCGAATGGCAATGGTTGGGGCGGTATACCAGTCGGATTGGAATACGTGAACGGTATGGTGAAACAGTCGTCGAAAACCGATCCCAGTTGGGCGACCGTCGGCTTTACCAAAGACGGCGTGATGGTCATGGGCAACTATACGACGAGTGATTTGGCACAAATCGGCGTTCGCGACGCGATGCAGTTCCATCCTGAGTTAGTGGTGGATGGGCAACCGACCATCACGCAAGGCGACGGTGGCTGGGGGCTCGATCCGCGCACGGCCATCGGTCAGGAACGCGATGGTACGGTGATCTTTGTCGTGATCAACGGCCGCTTGCACGGTGGGCACTCGGTCGGTGCCAGCATGAAGCAGGTGATGGATATCATGCTCAAGTACCACGCCGTGAACGCCTGTGCGATGGACGGTGGCTCTTCGTCGGTGCTCTATGACGACGGGAAGATTATCAATTCACCTTCCACACTCGATCCGAACGGTCAACGCCACTTGCCGGACGCGTGGATGGTATTTCCTACAGAACAAGCTGCAGACGACGCCGTCAATTGA
- a CDS encoding DUF1806 family protein gives MQVKSVDEAKAWLAQYVGQTVYLHMEVNPQGYIRNVPVLLKLAHIHGDGAYRVYLEWEQPNGIVQLNDVTDFYEENGVFIFTAYDNQSRIAHSLEVSPKALSM, from the coding sequence ATGCAGGTCAAAAGTGTCGATGAAGCCAAAGCGTGGCTTGCACAGTACGTCGGTCAAACAGTGTATCTGCACATGGAAGTCAATCCACAGGGTTACATACGCAACGTACCCGTTCTATTGAAACTCGCGCACATTCACGGCGACGGAGCGTACCGGGTTTACCTCGAATGGGAACAGCCGAACGGCATCGTCCAACTCAATGACGTCACAGATTTCTATGAAGAGAACGGCGTCTTCATCTTCACGGCGTACGACAATCAGTCGCGTATTGCACATAGCCTGGAAGTCAGCCCGAAAGCATTATCGATGTAA
- a CDS encoding sulfurtransferase: MLITADELHQRLADAELVILDCRFRLSDPEWGQHVYAKSHIPGAYYLDLERDLSSSVHEHGGRHPLPDPEVFANKLGQVGVTSTSTVVVYDSGEGMATRAWWLTRYVGIEDVLVLDGGYQAWLDGGFACSTQIPPRVDHDYDADVHLGWTVDVDDVRRIVSGEWDAILIDARAHDRYSGEVEPIDAKAGHIPGAVNYPWQNGLMENGRWKPDYIQHRRFGDVVSKKQPIVVYCGSGVTACADIFALKLAGAEDVRLYAGSWSDWITYRDNPVEKA, from the coding sequence ATGTTGATAACTGCCGATGAGCTGCACCAGCGGCTAGCGGATGCGGAATTGGTGATATTGGATTGTCGATTCCGTTTGAGTGACCCTGAATGGGGGCAGCACGTCTATGCGAAGTCCCACATTCCTGGCGCTTACTACCTCGATTTGGAACGGGATCTATCATCGTCGGTCCATGAACACGGCGGCCGGCACCCGCTTCCGGACCCGGAGGTATTTGCCAATAAACTCGGTCAGGTGGGCGTGACGAGCACGTCCACTGTCGTCGTGTACGACAGCGGCGAAGGGATGGCGACACGCGCTTGGTGGTTGACCCGGTACGTCGGCATCGAAGACGTGTTGGTCCTCGACGGCGGTTACCAGGCGTGGCTGGACGGTGGGTTCGCGTGTTCCACGCAGATTCCTCCACGAGTCGATCACGATTATGATGCAGACGTACACCTTGGCTGGACAGTCGACGTCGACGACGTTCGCCGTATTGTGAGCGGCGAGTGGGACGCCATCCTGATCGATGCGCGCGCACACGACAGGTACTCGGGGGAAGTCGAGCCAATTGATGCAAAAGCCGGGCATATCCCAGGCGCTGTCAACTATCCATGGCAGAACGGATTGATGGAAAACGGCCGGTGGAAGCCTGACTACATTCAACATCGACGGTTTGGCGACGTCGTATCAAAAAAGCAACCAATTGTGGTGTATTGTGGTTCGGGCGTGACGGCTTGCGCCGACATCTTTGCGTTGAAACTGGCGGGCGCAGAGGACGTGCGACTCTATGCGGGAAGTTGGAGCGACTGGATCACCTACCGGGATAATCCTGTCGAGAAGGCTTAA
- a CDS encoding PIG-L family deacetylase — protein sequence MSTIVAVFAHPDDESFICGGTLAKLAQEGHRVVLVCATLGEMGRRMGVPPAVTRESIAAQRERELRTACEALSIARLELLHLRDKTLEIQPIEALVERVLDVFEEERPDAVITFHDPLGGHPDHCAIGRVATRAFEAYARTAASEPLCRLFYVAWSDDVNAFQRYSQPVIDMVTVDIQATKVQKLASFRAHRTQSGLNRSIWGSEKQSLGQLSNWEYFVHTQGPRLERRDSLVESR from the coding sequence ATGTCTACCATTGTTGCTGTTTTTGCTCATCCAGACGATGAATCGTTCATTTGCGGAGGGACGCTAGCGAAACTGGCGCAGGAGGGCCACAGAGTCGTGCTCGTTTGTGCGACGCTCGGAGAGATGGGCCGTCGGATGGGTGTCCCGCCTGCGGTCACCCGCGAGTCCATCGCCGCACAGAGGGAGCGAGAACTGCGAACTGCCTGTGAGGCGCTGTCCATCGCGCGGCTCGAGTTACTGCATCTTCGCGACAAGACGCTGGAAATTCAACCGATCGAGGCCTTGGTAGAGCGAGTGCTCGACGTCTTCGAAGAGGAGCGTCCAGATGCGGTGATCACGTTTCACGATCCGCTCGGCGGACATCCTGATCACTGTGCCATCGGTCGCGTGGCGACCCGCGCCTTCGAGGCATACGCCCGCACTGCTGCATCGGAGCCGCTGTGCCGACTGTTTTACGTCGCTTGGAGTGATGACGTCAATGCGTTTCAACGCTATTCACAGCCGGTCATCGACATGGTAACCGTGGATATCCAAGCGACGAAAGTGCAAAAATTGGCGTCCTTTCGAGCTCACAGGACACAGTCGGGCTTGAACCGCTCCATCTGGGGAAGCGAGAAACAGAGTCTCGGCCAACTGTCGAATTGGGAGTATTTCGTCCACACGCAGGGCCCGCGGCTCGAGCGGCGCGACAGCTTGGTTGAGAGCAGGTAA